One genomic window of Cricetulus griseus strain 17A/GY chromosome 3, alternate assembly CriGri-PICRH-1.0, whole genome shotgun sequence includes the following:
- the LOC100770294 gene encoding carboxylesterase 1E-like isoform X3, producing the protein MCLCALILVSLSACVALGHPSSAPVVNTVHGKVLGKYVNLEGFSQPVAVFLGVPFAKPPLGSLRFSPPQSPEPWNFVKNVTSYPPMCSQDAAEGQMVNDLLINNKEKIHLQFSEDCLYLNIYTPADLRKNRNRLPVMVWIHGGGLVVGGASTYDGLALSAHENVVVVAIQYRLSIWGFFSTGDEHSRGNWGHLDQVAALRWVQDNIANFGGDPGSVTIFGESAGGESVSVLVLSPLAKKLFHRAISESGVVFTSGLFMEDVTSLTEKIAVIAGCKTTTSAVIVHCLRQKTEDELLEVMQKMNLFKLDLQGDTKKLYPFMPTVIDGVVLPKAPERILDEKNFNTVPFLVGINKQDFGWILPNLMEFPPTDVKLDKETVTSLLKKSAYFFNIPEDGIPAAIEKYSINTDDPVRNRALLLELITDVMFGVPSVIVSRGHRDAGAPTYMYEFQYRPSFSSEMKPKTVIGDHADEVYSVFGAPILRGHTSEEEVNLSKMMMKFWANFARNGNPNGKGLPYWPKYDKKEGYLQISVTTQQAQRLKDKEVTFWTKLRAKKSSER; encoded by the exons ATGTGCCTTTGTGCTCTGATTCTGGTGTCTCTATCAGCCTGTGTGGCATTGG GACACCCATCCTCAGCACCTGTGGTGAACACCGTTCATGGCAAAGTCCTGGGGAAGTATGTGAACTTAGAAGGATTTTCACAGCCTGTGGCCGTCTTTCTGGGAGTTCCCTTTGCCAAGCCCCCTCTTGGATCCCTGAGGTTTTCTCCACCACAGTCTCCAGAGCCCTGGAACTTTGTGAAGAATGTCACCTCCTACCCTCCTAT GTGCTCCCAAGATGCAGCTGAAGGTCAAATGGTCAATGACCTCCTAATAAACAACAAGGAGAAAATTCACCTGCAGTTTTCTGAAGACTGTCTCTACCTGAATATTTACACTCCTGCTGACTTAAGGAAGAATAGAAACAGGCTGCCA GTAATGGTGTGGATCCATGGAGGAGGACTGGTAGTGGGTGGAGCATCCACCTATGATGGACTGGCCCTCTCTGCCCATGaaaatgtggtggtggtggccatTCAGTATCGCCTGAGCATCTGGGGATTCTTCAG CACAGGGGATGAACACAGCCGGGGAAACTGGGGTCATTTGGACCAGGTGGCTGCACTGCGCTGGGTTCAAGACAACATTGCCAATTTTGGAGGAGACCCAGGCTCTGTGACCATCTTTGGAGAGTCAGCAGGAGGTGAAAGCGTCTCTGTTCTT gTGTTGTCTCCTCTGGCCAAGAAACTCTTCCACAGAGCCATTTCTGAGAGTGGTGTGGTTTTCACTTCTGGTTTATTCATGGAGGATGTCACTTCATTGACTGAA AAAATTGCTGTTATTGCTGGGTGCAAAACAACCACATCTGCTGTCATTGTTCACTGCCTTCGACAGAAGACAGAGGACGAGCTCTTGGAGGTCATGCAGAAAATG AACCTCTTTAAGCTTGATTTACAAGGAGATACCAAAAAG CTCTATCCCTTTATGCCTACTGTGATTGATGGAGTGGTGCTGCCCAAGGCTCCAGAAAGGATTCTGGATGAAAAGAATTTCAACACTGTCCCCTTTTTAGTGGGAATCAACAAGCAAGACTTTGGCTGGATCCTGCCAAAT CTAATGGAATTTCCACCAACTGACGTAAAACTGGACAAGGAGACGGTCACATCGCTCCTGAAGAAGTCTGCGTATTTCTTT AATATACCAGAGGATGGGATTCCAGCTGCCATTGAGAAGTATTCAATAAACACAGATGACCCAGTCAGAAATAGAGCCCTGCTCCTAGAGTTGATCACAGATGTGATGTTTGGTGTGCCATCTGTGATTGTGTCTCGTGGTCACAGAG ATGCTGGAGCCCCCACCTACATGTATGAATTTCAATATCGTCCAAGCTTCTCATCAGAAATGAAACCCAAGACGGTGATTGGAGACCATGCAGATGAAGTCTACTCTGTCTTCGGTGCCCCAATTTTAAGAG GTCATACCTCAGAAGAGGAGGTGAACCTCAGCAAGATGATGATGAAATTCTGGGCCAACTTTGCCAGGAATGG GAACCCCAATGGAAAAgggctgccctattggccaaagTATGACAAGAAGGAAGGCTATCTGCAGATTAGTGTCACCACCCAGCAAGCCCAGAGACTGAAAGATAAGGAAGTGACTTTCTGGACTAAGCTCAGGGCCAAGAA ATCCTCAGAAAGATGA